One genomic segment of Alkalimarinus alittae includes these proteins:
- a CDS encoding haloalkane dehalogenase, whose protein sequence is MIKYLRTPDKCFERLVGYPFHPHYVKVDEGLEVGSGKTQGLQMHFVDEGPRDADPILMLHGEPSWSYLYRNMIPICAAAGHRVIAPDLIGFGKSDKPINLSVFTYQQHMDWMQTFIDKLDLKNITLVCQDWGSLIGLRLAAENKDRFKAIVVGNGMLPTGDQPVPKAFHLWKTFALYSPWFPISRIVESGTFKKLSAAEHKAYDAPFPNKTYKAATRAFPKLVPVSSNDPASDANRKAWKVLEQWEKPFLTTFSNGDPITRGGDKYMQRKIPGSKGQNHQTLQGGHFLQEDSPQQFAVAINEMLADR, encoded by the coding sequence ATGATCAAATACCTCCGCACGCCTGATAAATGCTTTGAACGCTTAGTCGGTTATCCGTTTCACCCACATTATGTGAAAGTCGATGAAGGCCTTGAAGTAGGGAGTGGAAAAACCCAAGGGTTGCAAATGCATTTTGTCGATGAAGGCCCTCGCGATGCTGACCCAATACTAATGCTGCATGGTGAGCCGAGTTGGTCATATTTATACCGAAACATGATCCCCATTTGTGCCGCCGCAGGGCATCGCGTGATCGCACCAGACCTTATAGGATTTGGAAAGTCTGATAAGCCAATCAATCTATCCGTGTTTACTTATCAACAGCACATGGACTGGATGCAGACGTTCATAGACAAACTAGACCTAAAAAATATCACGCTTGTTTGTCAAGATTGGGGTTCACTCATAGGTTTAAGGTTAGCCGCAGAAAATAAAGATAGATTCAAAGCCATCGTCGTAGGTAATGGTATGCTGCCTACCGGCGATCAACCCGTTCCAAAGGCCTTTCATTTATGGAAAACCTTTGCACTATATAGCCCGTGGTTTCCGATTAGCCGAATCGTTGAAAGCGGAACATTCAAAAAGTTATCAGCTGCCGAGCACAAAGCGTATGATGCGCCATTCCCAAATAAAACGTACAAAGCCGCTACACGTGCATTCCCAAAATTAGTCCCCGTTTCATCTAATGACCCTGCATCAGACGCCAACCGAAAAGCCTGGAAGGTATTAGAGCAATGGGAGAAGCCTTTCCTCACCACCTTCAGCAATGGCGACCCCATCACGCGAGGCGGCGATAAATACATGCAAAGAAAAATTCCGGGCAGTAAAGGTCAAAACCATCAAACGCTACAGGGTGGGCATTTTCTGCAAGAAGACTCACCCCAACAATTTGCAGTGGCCATTAATGAAATGTTGGCTGATCGTTAA
- the selD gene encoding selenide, water dikinase SelD, with protein MNKTPIKLTEYSHGAGCGCKISPKVLDTILKTERTIAPDARLLVGNSSRDDAAVYDMGNGIGIISTTDFFMPIVDDPFDFGRIAATNAISDVYAMGGTPMMAIAILGWPINRLGPGVAQQVIEGGRQACADAGIQLAGGHSIDSPEPIFGLAVTGSVLLSELKQNNTATTGCKLYLTKPLGIGILTTAQKQKILKPEHSTLARDIMCQLNTFGKKVAPMEGVKALTDVTGFGLLGHLSEICEGSRVGAVVEFDKVPVISEAIDYLNAGAIPGGTIRNHDSYGHKVRSKQGGLSDNQKHILCDPQTSGGLLIAVTPESEGRLLQLAKSEGITLESFGVLTEWQSEQLIKVI; from the coding sequence ATGAATAAGACCCCTATAAAGCTTACAGAATACAGCCATGGCGCAGGTTGTGGTTGCAAGATATCCCCTAAGGTACTGGACACCATCTTAAAAACAGAACGAACGATAGCACCTGACGCACGCTTGTTAGTCGGCAATAGTTCAAGGGATGATGCCGCTGTTTATGATATGGGCAATGGTATTGGCATTATCAGTACGACAGATTTTTTTATGCCTATAGTCGATGACCCCTTTGACTTTGGCCGTATTGCCGCCACCAATGCAATTAGCGATGTGTACGCAATGGGGGGCACGCCTATGATGGCCATTGCTATATTAGGATGGCCAATAAACCGCTTAGGGCCGGGGGTGGCACAACAAGTAATTGAAGGAGGGCGCCAAGCTTGCGCCGATGCGGGTATTCAATTAGCCGGTGGACACAGTATAGACTCACCAGAACCGATTTTTGGTTTAGCCGTCACAGGATCTGTCTTGTTGTCCGAATTAAAACAAAATAATACCGCCACCACAGGCTGTAAGCTTTACCTCACTAAGCCCTTAGGAATTGGTATTTTAACGACCGCGCAGAAACAAAAAATACTAAAGCCTGAACACAGCACGTTAGCAAGAGATATCATGTGTCAGCTCAATACATTTGGCAAGAAAGTAGCGCCAATGGAAGGCGTTAAAGCATTAACCGATGTCACTGGCTTTGGCTTACTAGGCCACCTTAGCGAAATCTGTGAAGGGAGCCGTGTGGGTGCAGTTGTCGAGTTTGATAAGGTCCCTGTTATATCTGAAGCAATAGACTACCTTAACGCCGGTGCAATCCCCGGCGGCACCATCAGAAATCATGATAGCTATGGCCATAAAGTTCGCAGTAAGCAAGGAGGGTTAAGCGACAATCAAAAGCATATTTTATGCGACCCCCAAACGAGTGGTGGTTTGTTGATTGCGGTAACGCCCGAATCTGAAGGCCGTTTGCTTCAATTGGCTAAAAGCGAAGGTATTACTCTTGAGTCATTTGGAGTGTTGACCGAATGGCAGAGCGAACAACTTATTAAAGTGATTTGA
- the bluB gene encoding 5,6-dimethylbenzimidazole synthase: MEKKDPQHQDQLFFSDDERHGLYKTIFNRRDVRGQFKPDPIPDDVLSRVLYAAHHAPSVGFMQPWNFVVVRSQQVKQNVHSAFVEANDKAADLFETEKSKTYRSLKLEGILESPVNICITCDRQRTGPNVIGRTSMKEMDLYSSVCAVQNFWLAARAEGLGVGWVSIVERKALKEALAIPSDIVPIAYLCVGYVSHFFDKPELETAGWLKRTPLDDLLYFDQWGEQRNTEEDTLVSQVVDDKHFPGEW, encoded by the coding sequence ATGGAAAAGAAAGATCCTCAACACCAAGACCAACTATTTTTTTCTGACGATGAGCGGCACGGTCTGTATAAAACCATCTTTAATAGACGTGATGTTCGCGGGCAATTTAAACCAGACCCGATTCCTGACGATGTTCTAAGCCGTGTCTTATATGCAGCTCACCACGCGCCTTCTGTCGGATTTATGCAGCCTTGGAACTTTGTGGTTGTTCGATCGCAGCAGGTCAAACAAAATGTTCATAGCGCGTTTGTTGAAGCCAACGACAAAGCAGCAGACTTGTTTGAGACTGAAAAAAGCAAAACATATCGATCTTTAAAACTAGAAGGTATTCTTGAGTCGCCGGTTAATATTTGTATTACTTGCGATCGCCAACGTACTGGGCCCAACGTCATTGGCCGCACATCTATGAAAGAGATGGATCTGTACAGCAGTGTATGTGCTGTACAGAACTTTTGGCTAGCGGCGCGAGCAGAAGGGCTGGGCGTTGGATGGGTGAGTATTGTTGAGCGTAAGGCGCTTAAAGAGGCTCTGGCCATCCCATCTGACATCGTTCCCATTGCCTATTTATGTGTGGGCTATGTATCGCACTTTTTTGATAAACCTGAACTAGAAACGGCAGGTTGGCTAAAAAGAACGCCGCTTGATGACCTTCTCTATTTTGACCAGTGGGGCGAGCAGAGAAACACCGAAGAAGACACTTTGGTTTCTCAGGTCGTTGATGACAAGCACTTTCCGGGTGAATGGTAG
- a CDS encoding YchJ family protein, with the protein MTNNTPCPCGNIHEGQALLYAACCEPFINGTTKPAHCEQLMRSRYTAYSFARVDYLMATWHPNKQPALDRQDLAESAEKTEWMRLEIVKSSQQGEQGIVEFIAWFKDKGINGDSQRSEIKGLHEVSRFEKVGGQWFYVDGDVASTGQLKVGRNDPCPCGSDKKFKKCCA; encoded by the coding sequence ATGACCAATAACACCCCGTGTCCTTGTGGTAATATTCATGAAGGGCAAGCGCTTCTGTATGCAGCATGTTGCGAGCCGTTTATCAATGGAACAACCAAGCCCGCCCACTGTGAACAACTGATGCGATCGCGTTACACCGCGTATTCATTCGCACGCGTCGATTACTTGATGGCAACTTGGCATCCGAATAAGCAGCCTGCATTAGATAGGCAAGATTTAGCCGAGTCTGCTGAAAAAACAGAGTGGATGCGGTTAGAGATCGTTAAGAGCAGCCAGCAAGGTGAGCAGGGTATTGTAGAGTTTATCGCTTGGTTTAAAGATAAAGGGATTAACGGTGACAGCCAACGAAGTGAGATTAAAGGCCTCCATGAAGTGTCACGGTTCGAGAAGGTAGGAGGGCAGTGGTTTTATGTTGATGGCGATGTAGCGTCAACGGGCCAGTTAAAAGTAGGCAGAAATGACCCGTGTCCTTGTGGAAGTGATAAGAAGTTTAAAAAGTGCTGCGCTTAA
- a CDS encoding MFS transporter: protein MLPTEPKTLPVFTVVLLSSLYFSQGLPSGFLAHALPALLREYGVAVEYIGLLKLLALPWFLKFLWAPFVDRTEVARLGDQRGWILTMQSALALLILILSFFTPDTLFGSFIILFFLLVLMINTTAATQDIATDGLAVKLLPEKWRGLGNSIQVSGFKAGMILSGSLLLLSVDKLGWSLSFQFLSLCLFVLLVPSYLFKEPSENTQPKRLKDEHCSHYTSNKSSWFDAYRGFFSQRGIRYWLVVLFTYKVADALGSGMIKPLLVDLEFSLTAIAEITFWASICGLIAAVLAGFIYYRLGAKGSLLLFGLLQALGIAAYGVLAKGDLSVDVVIAVALFEQAADGMSTVALFALMMGQCRKDHEGSDFTVQACIQVVMSGLVGALSGFVAKFAGYTTLYMVAGLLGLLALIPVYLYFSNLAQRANANDQ, encoded by the coding sequence ATGCTGCCTACTGAACCCAAAACCTTACCAGTCTTTACCGTTGTTTTACTTTCATCGTTGTATTTTTCGCAAGGCTTACCCTCCGGATTTTTAGCGCATGCACTACCCGCACTATTACGCGAATATGGCGTGGCGGTTGAATATATCGGCTTGTTAAAACTGCTTGCGTTACCGTGGTTTTTAAAGTTTCTTTGGGCACCTTTTGTAGATAGAACTGAAGTCGCACGCTTGGGTGATCAACGAGGGTGGATATTAACCATGCAATCGGCGTTAGCGCTGCTGATACTGATATTGTCATTTTTTACCCCAGATACACTGTTTGGCTCGTTTATTATTTTGTTTTTTTTATTGGTGCTGATGATCAATACTACCGCCGCTACGCAAGATATCGCCACCGATGGTTTAGCGGTTAAATTATTACCAGAAAAGTGGCGAGGTTTGGGTAATAGTATTCAGGTGTCAGGGTTTAAAGCGGGGATGATTCTCAGTGGAAGCCTATTGTTATTAAGTGTCGATAAGCTTGGCTGGTCGCTTTCATTTCAGTTTTTGTCCCTTTGCTTATTCGTACTACTCGTGCCCTCGTATTTATTTAAAGAACCATCAGAAAATACACAACCAAAAAGACTTAAGGATGAGCACTGCAGCCATTACACATCCAATAAATCCAGTTGGTTTGATGCCTATAGGGGGTTCTTCTCTCAACGTGGTATCAGGTATTGGTTGGTTGTATTGTTTACCTATAAAGTCGCTGATGCCTTAGGCTCAGGCATGATAAAACCGCTTTTGGTTGATCTTGAGTTCAGTCTTACGGCCATTGCGGAAATAACGTTTTGGGCCTCAATATGTGGCTTGATTGCCGCCGTTTTAGCGGGCTTTATTTACTATCGATTAGGCGCAAAAGGGTCACTACTGCTTTTTGGCTTGCTACAAGCACTCGGTATTGCCGCTTATGGCGTATTAGCAAAGGGTGATTTGAGTGTAGATGTGGTTATTGCCGTTGCACTGTTCGAACAAGCCGCCGATGGTATGTCAACTGTGGCGTTATTCGCGCTGATGATGGGGCAGTGTAGAAAAGACCATGAAGGCAGTGATTTTACGGTTCAGGCGTGCATTCAAGTGGTTATGTCGGGTTTAGTAGGGGCGTTAAGTGGGTTTGTCGCCAAGTTTGCGGGTTACACGACACTCTATATGGTTGCAGGGCTGTTGGGTCTGTTAGCGCTTATCCCAGTATACCTTTATTTTTCTAATCTAGCACAGAGAGCAAATGCCAATGACCAATAA
- a CDS encoding HD-GYP domain-containing protein — protein MSSLSVNNNHPELGGQTAPTDKLNHGEFLFNGFSELFNTYDVLAEIHRGFGNDQKLRILCYQLSEYPSLMDAFKAAAESHPDFIEKALFCSWFCFLIAGQLKLPVSATKDLFIAGLVQDIAASGRAHLKKLSPIFSDEAGSLNSEANDDNHPVITGRFLDTIPRLSPGIKPIIRTHHERFDGSGFPDGKVEQGLSTAQQILIVSNEVSDLCHRGVEQNYNFVSILPILKLNASVYFRPVFSAVINVIRPSVSGTTNRSVRNTASIIESQRQLNKRWPHVLTATSELALLNETLVVITSKQIARRAWMLVTTAGILSDALDQWLSTLGEDQAQQENDVLFELTVLLDELEAMIVSFQTHLETLTNDTEVKMSDTQRSLLIDLSYSMGELLETFDLDEFTILNMCD, from the coding sequence ATGAGCTCGTTAAGCGTAAATAATAATCACCCAGAACTGGGTGGCCAAACAGCACCCACAGATAAGCTCAATCATGGCGAATTCTTATTCAATGGCTTTTCTGAGCTATTCAACACCTATGATGTATTGGCTGAAATACATCGAGGTTTTGGTAATGATCAGAAACTTCGTATTCTTTGTTATCAATTATCTGAATACCCTAGTTTAATGGACGCCTTTAAAGCTGCCGCCGAGAGTCATCCTGACTTTATCGAAAAAGCGCTGTTTTGTAGTTGGTTTTGCTTTTTGATAGCAGGGCAATTAAAACTGCCGGTTAGTGCGACTAAAGACTTATTTATTGCGGGTCTTGTTCAAGATATTGCGGCATCAGGTAGGGCGCATTTAAAAAAACTGTCGCCTATTTTCTCGGATGAGGCGGGCTCATTAAATAGTGAAGCGAATGATGATAACCACCCGGTCATCACAGGGCGCTTTTTAGATACGATTCCTCGACTTTCACCAGGAATTAAACCGATTATACGCACCCATCATGAACGGTTTGATGGCTCGGGTTTTCCTGATGGTAAAGTTGAACAGGGTTTAAGTACAGCGCAACAAATATTGATTGTCAGTAATGAAGTGAGCGATCTTTGCCATCGTGGTGTTGAACAAAACTATAACTTCGTCTCTATTTTGCCTATTTTAAAATTGAATGCGTCAGTTTATTTTAGGCCTGTTTTTAGTGCCGTCATTAACGTCATTAGACCGAGTGTTTCTGGTACTACCAATCGTTCGGTGAGAAACACTGCCTCGATTATTGAGAGTCAACGCCAGTTAAATAAACGCTGGCCTCATGTTTTAACTGCAACTTCAGAACTGGCTTTATTGAACGAGACCCTCGTGGTCATTACATCAAAACAAATAGCCAGAAGAGCTTGGATGTTGGTGACGACTGCAGGGATTTTGTCAGACGCGCTGGATCAGTGGTTATCGACATTAGGAGAGGATCAGGCGCAGCAAGAGAATGATGTGTTATTTGAGTTAACCGTGTTACTCGACGAACTAGAGGCCATGATCGTATCGTTTCAAACCCATCTAGAAACGCTGACGAATGATACTGAGGTGAAAATGAGTGACACTCAACGGTCGCTGCTCATCGATTTAAGCTATTCAATGGGGGAGCTATTAGAAACATTTGACCTTGATGAGTTTACTATTTTAAATATGTGCGATTAA
- a CDS encoding NAD-dependent epimerase/dehydratase family protein, which translates to MKVLVTGANGHIGANVVRSLIQQGHTVKGFIRQASDTQGIDGLDLELCYGDVMNAESLEQAAIGCDAIIHLAAVYKTIAKTADEIVEPAIQGAKNVFSAANKAGIKRIVYTSSVASVGFSYDPNEKRTGSDWNDDPQNPYYIAKTKSEQAAQALAKEYGIHVVVICPAIVLGPYDYRITPSNQMIKDWINGKGQTYIGGLNFVDVRDVADIHVAALTKGENYHRYIAGGENMEVKKAGLLLKKLTGVKPLHLGMSRSITLLTAKVVESLCKVTGITPPFTYDLVYEVAERYAYYEFQDTIDTLGITPRKAEDTIKDCIQWLLDNQKIKPSIAQKVKNQLDSNR; encoded by the coding sequence ATGAAAGTTCTGGTTACCGGTGCTAACGGACACATTGGTGCAAACGTCGTTCGCTCACTCATTCAACAGGGACACACCGTTAAAGGGTTCATACGACAAGCGTCTGATACACAAGGTATTGATGGCCTCGATCTTGAGCTTTGCTATGGCGATGTGATGAATGCAGAAAGTTTAGAACAGGCGGCGATTGGCTGTGATGCCATCATCCACTTAGCAGCGGTGTACAAGACCATTGCAAAAACAGCAGATGAGATTGTCGAGCCAGCCATTCAAGGGGCCAAAAACGTATTTTCTGCAGCTAACAAAGCCGGAATCAAACGCATTGTTTACACCAGCTCTGTAGCGTCTGTTGGTTTTTCTTATGACCCTAATGAAAAAAGAACTGGAAGTGATTGGAATGACGACCCGCAAAACCCATATTACATTGCAAAAACTAAAAGTGAGCAGGCAGCACAAGCCTTAGCCAAAGAGTATGGAATTCATGTTGTTGTTATCTGCCCTGCTATTGTATTAGGCCCATACGATTACAGAATCACCCCCTCAAACCAAATGATTAAAGATTGGATTAATGGCAAAGGCCAAACCTATATTGGCGGCCTTAACTTTGTTGATGTGAGAGATGTTGCAGATATCCACGTTGCTGCACTGACCAAAGGTGAAAACTATCATCGCTATATCGCGGGTGGCGAAAATATGGAGGTTAAAAAAGCAGGCCTGTTATTGAAGAAGCTCACAGGGGTTAAACCACTTCATTTAGGGATGAGTCGCTCAATAACACTGCTGACTGCTAAGGTCGTAGAATCACTTTGCAAGGTCACCGGTATTACACCGCCATTCACCTATGATTTGGTATATGAAGTGGCTGAGCGTTACGCCTATTATGAATTTCAAGACACCATTGACACCTTGGGTATTACACCTCGCAAGGCCGAAGACACTATTAAAGACTGCATTCAATGGCTGCTTGACAACCAGAAAATTAAGCCTTCCATTGCGCAAAAAGTAAAAAACCAATTAGATAGCAACCGTTAG
- a CDS encoding methyltransferase domain-containing protein, whose protein sequence is MQDDVKEYYGKVLQHSDDLKTNACCTDSNMPHYIKHALSQVHDEVMARYYGCGLIAPALLEGTRILDLGSGSGRDCYVLSQWVGEKGSVVGVDMTEEQLNIAQKHVDYHANKFGYAKPNTEFKLGYIERLDELNLPDNSFDIIVSNCVINLSPDKEAVMREAYRLLKPGGELYFSDVYADRRVEEELVNDPVLFGECLSGALYWNDFINLAKKSGFNDPRLVEDSVITIDNESVEDKIGHINFFSATYRLFKLPELEPQCEDYGQAVIYKGSIPNHPQVFWLDKHHAIQKGKVFPVCGNTWKMLHDTRFKDHFEFIGNWDTHYGIFEGCGTSLPFDLWEDANSDSSGGCC, encoded by the coding sequence ATGCAAGACGACGTTAAAGAGTATTACGGTAAAGTACTTCAGCATAGTGATGACCTCAAAACCAATGCATGCTGCACTGACAGTAATATGCCTCATTATATTAAGCACGCATTGTCACAAGTTCATGATGAAGTCATGGCGCGTTATTACGGCTGTGGTCTGATTGCGCCAGCACTATTAGAGGGCACCCGCATTCTTGACCTAGGCAGTGGCTCAGGTCGAGACTGTTATGTGCTGTCTCAATGGGTCGGCGAAAAAGGCTCTGTGGTGGGTGTTGATATGACTGAGGAGCAATTGAATATTGCTCAAAAACATGTCGATTACCATGCTAATAAATTTGGCTATGCTAAGCCGAACACTGAATTTAAGCTCGGTTATATTGAGCGGTTAGATGAGCTAAATTTACCTGACAATAGCTTTGACATCATTGTGTCTAACTGTGTTATTAATCTTTCCCCTGACAAAGAAGCCGTCATGAGAGAAGCTTATCGATTACTTAAACCAGGCGGTGAGCTTTATTTCTCCGATGTTTACGCCGATAGACGAGTTGAAGAAGAACTAGTCAATGACCCTGTATTATTTGGAGAGTGTTTAAGTGGCGCTTTATACTGGAATGACTTTATTAATTTGGCTAAAAAGTCTGGATTTAACGACCCTCGTTTAGTAGAAGACAGTGTTATCACTATTGACAATGAAAGCGTTGAAGACAAAATTGGTCATATAAACTTTTTCTCTGCAACGTACCGCTTATTTAAGCTACCTGAGCTAGAACCTCAATGCGAAGATTACGGGCAAGCGGTCATTTACAAGGGCTCTATTCCTAATCACCCTCAAGTATTTTGGCTCGATAAACACCATGCGATTCAAAAAGGAAAAGTATTCCCTGTTTGCGGCAACACATGGAAGATGCTTCATGACACTCGCTTTAAAGATCACTTCGAGTTTATCGGCAACTGGGATACACATTATGGCATTTTTGAAGGTTGCGGAACCTCACTCCCCTTTGATCTTTGGGAAGACGCCAACAGTGATTCAAGTGGTGGGTGCTGTTAA
- a CDS encoding motility protein A, producing the protein MLRLPVIAIATGLAVILATVIFSTKDPGLFINLPGLSIIVGGVLTALFFSYSKSDILTAFRTVKLLIDNHAIDKQQAIKDMTAIAYLWNRKDLKGVEKKLSTIDNSFLHMGVQHIIDGRTTDEIASVLNWKIRQLHHSEYRSAKLFHSLAMFAPAFGMVGTLLGLVNMMYLISDQPSIDIASHLAIALVTTFYGLIFANVFFKPIAIKLERRADQLVEWMRIMMVGIMMVEKRKSAAFIELAMETLDPFEHCNLGAELTSRPLEPALNH; encoded by the coding sequence ATGCTTCGTTTACCGGTTATCGCAATTGCCACCGGCCTAGCGGTAATATTAGCTACCGTTATCTTTTCAACCAAAGACCCTGGACTTTTTATCAACCTACCTGGGTTATCAATCATTGTCGGGGGTGTGCTCACCGCACTTTTTTTCAGTTACTCAAAATCAGATATTTTGACCGCATTCCGCACGGTAAAGTTATTGATCGATAACCACGCCATCGATAAACAGCAAGCCATTAAAGACATGACCGCAATCGCTTATTTGTGGAACAGAAAAGACCTTAAAGGCGTTGAAAAGAAACTCAGCACCATCGACAACAGCTTTTTACACATGGGTGTACAGCATATTATCGATGGCCGAACCACCGATGAAATAGCCTCGGTGCTTAATTGGAAAATTCGACAGCTACATCACTCAGAATACCGTTCAGCAAAGCTATTTCACTCCCTCGCGATGTTCGCCCCAGCGTTTGGCATGGTTGGCACGCTATTAGGGCTTGTGAATATGATGTACTTAATTAGCGATCAACCCAGTATCGACATTGCGAGCCACTTAGCTATTGCACTCGTAACAACGTTTTACGGATTAATATTTGCCAATGTTTTTTTTAAGCCCATTGCTATTAAACTTGAACGCAGGGCTGATCAACTGGTTGAGTGGATGCGCATTATGATGGTCGGCATCATGATGGTTGAAAAACGAAAAAGCGCTGCATTCATCGAACTCGCGATGGAAACGCTCGACCCTTTTGAGCACTGCAATTTAGGGGCAGAGCTCACCTCACGCCCATTAGAGCCTGCACTTAACCATTAG
- a CDS encoding OmpA/MotB family protein, which yields MAYQPYCKPIAAVVTSPTYYDDFALEDKILPDQRVDSESWLLSYIDVFLLIIAFLIIMLLKSTDQTSAAEQPLVNDPTPLATPLTTPLATPQTTPQTAHDPAPQALTETLRGLSADHRITVASNDRHISVRLDNTLMFDSSKAVIKPEGKQAILALVPTLKALNKPLVIEGHTDNTPINTSLYPSNWELSAARANSVLHYLSSQGVPKSLLSTANYADTRPLAPNNSQTNRSMNRRVNLLILIEGASGNSDFKL from the coding sequence ATGGCTTATCAACCTTATTGCAAGCCAATAGCTGCAGTCGTAACATCGCCCACCTACTACGATGACTTTGCGCTAGAAGACAAAATTCTGCCTGATCAACGCGTTGATAGTGAATCATGGTTGCTAAGCTATATTGATGTGTTTCTGCTTATTATCGCCTTCTTAATAATTATGCTTTTAAAATCGACAGATCAAACATCAGCTGCCGAACAGCCACTAGTCAATGATCCTACACCTCTAGCTACACCTCTAACTACACCTCTAGCTACACCTCAAACCACACCCCAAACCGCTCATGATCCCGCACCTCAAGCCTTAACAGAGACATTAAGAGGCCTCAGTGCCGACCACCGCATAACAGTTGCCAGCAACGATAGGCATATCAGTGTCCGCCTTGATAATACGTTAATGTTTGATTCTTCAAAGGCGGTTATCAAGCCTGAGGGTAAACAAGCTATTCTGGCGTTAGTTCCAACATTAAAAGCACTGAATAAACCGCTAGTGATTGAGGGTCATACCGACAATACGCCGATTAACACATCGCTTTACCCATCTAACTGGGAGTTATCAGCCGCTCGCGCCAATAGTGTTTTGCATTACCTTTCATCTCAAGGGGTACCCAAATCACTATTGAGTACCGCTAATTATGCCGATACTCGCCCCCTCGCGCCTAATAACAGTCAAACCAACCGAAGCATGAACCGAAGGGTTAATCTGCTGATTTTAATCGAGGGAGCATCAGGCAACAGTGATTTTAAACTCTAA
- a CDS encoding PhnA domain-containing protein, which produces MSTETILLQRCDSKCELCSSDSNLDLYQVPPDATNDADKCVMICDTCRGQIDQPDTIDANHWRCLNDSMWSQVPAVQVMAWRQLKQLSTAGESWANDLLDMLYLEDDVKAWAESTVPAESDDSTTPTLDSNGAVLQAGDTVTLIKDLDVKGAGFTAKRGTAVRNISLTSNPEHIEGRVNGTRIVLLTCFLKKSN; this is translated from the coding sequence ATGAGTACAGAAACTATATTGTTACAACGTTGCGATTCAAAATGCGAACTCTGTTCTTCTGATTCAAACTTGGATCTCTATCAGGTTCCACCCGATGCAACAAATGATGCCGATAAATGCGTTATGATTTGCGACACTTGCCGTGGACAAATCGATCAGCCCGATACTATTGATGCAAACCACTGGCGCTGCTTAAACGACAGTATGTGGAGCCAAGTACCTGCTGTTCAGGTTATGGCATGGCGTCAACTCAAGCAGTTATCAACCGCTGGCGAAAGCTGGGCAAACGATTTGCTTGATATGTTATACCTCGAAGATGATGTAAAAGCATGGGCAGAATCAACGGTTCCCGCTGAAAGCGATGACAGCACAACACCGACGCTAGACAGTAATGGTGCAGTTTTGCAGGCAGGCGATACCGTCACATTAATTAAAGACCTTGATGTAAAAGGCGCAGGATTTACTGCCAAGCGCGGCACAGCTGTTAGAAACATCTCGTTAACGTCAAACCCTGAGCATATCGAAGGGCGCGTTAACGGTACACGAATCGTACTACTGACCTGCTTCCTGAAGAAGTCAAACTAG